The Changchengzhania lutea genomic sequence AAATATACTCCTAATGAATCTTTGAGTTGTACAAAATTAGATTTTTTTAACAGTTGTTTTTTGTTCTCTTGGGTTACCGCTGGAATTTTATCGACAACCTGACTTAATTTAATCCAAATGGAATCATTTAATGAATAGGATTTAAACTGAATGGACATGGAATCCAATTCTCTTTTATCCGTTTCATTGAAGCGCTGAAACTTATTTTTAATATTCCTGAAATCTATAATATCTTCCTCAACGTGAATGTATCTGAATTTCAAAAGTTCTTCGTTAAGTTTAAATACAGCTTTATTGGCATTATAGTAATCTTCGGCTTCTTGTTTGGTAATTAAGGAGTCCATGCTCCGTCTTACCAAAGCTTCAATATAGGCCTTCGTATATAAATCGTCCTTATACTGAACAACCAATTTATCAAAGGCTTCTTGTTTTTCATCGCTTAAATTACGCATGGCGCCATCAACAAATAATTGCTGTGTTGCCCAGCGATTGATAAAATTTTGAACCACCAGTGTACTATCTTCTGCGGTGGCATCTTCTGAAACTAAATCTTTTAAATCTTCTTGGTACAAGTACGTATCGTTAACACGTGCCACTGGTATTCTTTCGTCCGCGGTTTTAAAAACCTCACAAGACGTTAAGACTACTAATACGAATATTACAATGAGACCTTTAAATCGCACTTATTGATTTTTAATGATTGATTTTACTTTATCCAAACTTTCCTGATTAATGACAACCTTATATTTATTATGAAGTTCTTCCATCCACTGCGCTTCTTTAAAGGTTTGGTAATCCCCTATAACCATACCTCTAGCCTCTTCAAAAGATTTTTGAGATTTTGGTAATATAGCTGTTACTTGGATAACTACAAAGCCATCGTTGTGATTGTATATTTTGGAAACGCCCTTTTTGAATTGAAAATCTTTGGGGATGGCTTGATGACTAACGTCCATGGTATCTGTAGTAAAGATAACATTAATGTCTTCATTACTATTTACAAGAGATTTAATTTGTTCGATAGCCATACCTTTTTCCAATAGCTTTCTAACTTTTTTAAGTGTTTTTTGTTGAGCGGAAGACGCTACAGTCGCCTCTATACGTTTTGGGAACGTATAATCATTCTTATGTGTATCATAGAAATTCCTGATTTCTGTTGAATCAGTTTTAGACGTATTCCAAATGGTGGTTTCCATTAAATCAAACAACAACAGGCCGTCTCTATATTCTGCAAGGATATTGGCAAATTCTTTATTTTCATATTCCAGATTAGCCTCTTGATAATCAACCAAATTCTTGTTTAAAAATGCTTGATATTTTGATGCTAACATGTCTGCTATAGATTTATTAATACGCATAGAACCTTGTGTTTTTAAAAGGTAATCTGCAAAATCCTGAAACAAAAACTGCTTATTTCCTATTTTTACCAGTGGTTTGTCCGCTTCGAAATCACTATTCAATTGCCATGTGTTTTTAAAGTAATCGTCATTTAAAATAGCTTCAAAATAAGGTAGTGCTGGTTGATTATCTGATATATCATATTTTGCTTTTAACTTTCTTATCAAAGCATCGTCAATTAAATTAGAACGATCATCGCGTTTTACCTTAGCTTCTAGCTCAGATTTCATTTCCTCAAATATACCTATTGGCTTTTTAGCTAGGAGCTTTACAATATGCCATCCAAATTTACTTTGAAACGGTTTCGAAACATCACCAACATCCTCTAATGCAAAGGCAGCATCCTCAAATTTTGAAGCGCTTAATTCACCTCCCGAAAACGGATTTAACACTCCTCCCTTTCCTGCTGAATTGGTATCGTCTGAAAATTCCTTTGCTAACGCTTCAAAATCTCCGCCTTGATTTAATCTTTTGTAAATCTCTTTTATTTTTTCTTCCGGGCTTTCATTTAGGCTGTCGTTAGGTTTACTAACTTTCATTATATGAGCAACGGTACGTTCTCCTCGAGACTTTCGTTTATCCAGAACTTTTAGGAAATGATACCCAAACCGGGTTCTAAATATTTCTGAGATTTCGCCAACTTCTGTATTAAAAGCTACCGTTTCAAATGTATACACCATTTTAAAACCAGAAAAATAGCCCAATTCTTCTCCAAAAATAGTTTTGCCATTATGCACCTCTTTTCTCAGGCTTTCAAAATCTCCATTTAAAGCGCGCTCCCTTAACTTTGAAATAGTATTGTAAGCCACTAAGGTGTCTGCTGGACTGGCATTGTCTAAAACACGTACCAAAATATGGTTGGCTTTGACCTCATTGGAAATTCTATCATAGGCTTCAGCTACCAATTCTTCAGTAACCTCAGTATTCGTTAAAAAGCCTTTGGCCAATTGCTTTTTGTAATTAGCCAATTCTCTTTTATAACTCTCCTTTTCATTCAAACTTAAAGCCTGTGCTTCCTTTAGCTTTAATTTATAATTAGTAAATAATTTTAAATATTCATTGACATCTTTTTGAGATTCATCTTGAACCAAGTCTAAATTCTTGTTATATACCCGAATAAATTCTGACACATAAACAGGGGTTCCGTCCACAGTAAAAAGGATTTTTTTCTGACTTGATTGGGCATTTATTTTTAATAGAGCAACCGTT encodes the following:
- a CDS encoding peptidyl-prolyl cis-trans isomerase, with the translated sequence MRFKGLIVIFVLVVLTSCEVFKTADERIPVARVNDTYLYQEDLKDLVSEDATAEDSTLVVQNFINRWATQQLFVDGAMRNLSDEKQEAFDKLVVQYKDDLYTKAYIEALVRRSMDSLITKQEAEDYYNANKAVFKLNEELLKFRYIHVEEDIIDFRNIKNKFQRFNETDKRELDSMSIQFKSYSLNDSIWIKLSQVVDKIPAVTQENKKQLLKKSNFVQLKDSLGVYLMQINDVLLRSDTAPLEYVRPTINQIVINKRKLERIRELEKDITKDAIKNKEFEVYD
- a CDS encoding peptidylprolyl isomerase, with product MKLKYIITLLLTVALLKINAQSSQKKILFTVDGTPVYVSEFIRVYNKNLDLVQDESQKDVNEYLKLFTNYKLKLKEAQALSLNEKESYKRELANYKKQLAKGFLTNTEVTEELVAEAYDRISNEVKANHILVRVLDNASPADTLVAYNTISKLRERALNGDFESLRKEVHNGKTIFGEELGYFSGFKMVYTFETVAFNTEVGEISEIFRTRFGYHFLKVLDKRKSRGERTVAHIMKVSKPNDSLNESPEEKIKEIYKRLNQGGDFEALAKEFSDDTNSAGKGGVLNPFSGGELSASKFEDAAFALEDVGDVSKPFQSKFGWHIVKLLAKKPIGIFEEMKSELEAKVKRDDRSNLIDDALIRKLKAKYDISDNQPALPYFEAILNDDYFKNTWQLNSDFEADKPLVKIGNKQFLFQDFADYLLKTQGSMRINKSIADMLASKYQAFLNKNLVDYQEANLEYENKEFANILAEYRDGLLLFDLMETTIWNTSKTDSTEIRNFYDTHKNDYTFPKRIEATVASSAQQKTLKKVRKLLEKGMAIEQIKSLVNSNEDINVIFTTDTMDVSHQAIPKDFQFKKGVSKIYNHNDGFVVIQVTAILPKSQKSFEEARGMVIGDYQTFKEAQWMEELHNKYKVVINQESLDKVKSIIKNQ